One Prunus dulcis chromosome 7, ALMONDv2, whole genome shotgun sequence DNA segment encodes these proteins:
- the LOC117635986 gene encoding uncharacterized protein LOC117635986 codes for MEGQVKEGDSLEKRPGIFFLGSPNVGKRTMLSRLLALDFDDASDSSSSQLVVNGWNISTKYYTADVSVWMAHLHDEFSIETLPMYDQLQALILVFDTTELSSLAALQKWVSRTDLQKFDILLCIGNKVDLVPGHPVHAEYRRRLLKLGDPFADSGPGFTEYGISETEGSSLLGDDEPSWEARQSCLEWCTEHNIEYIEACASNVDFDKCLSVDGDSQGVERLFGALSAHMWPGMILKSGDKIAEPSLPEREEDLSEEESDYEFEYEILSAGSAEPHEDTYTGWVSANDFAGPSSMGGLAAQNNIFPECNQENGTLCDKEEPQTSTSTAALHDDINKGVVSNVEEPDQGTELDQAQELDEDTPLEVEDMEQLMSEIGNMRDSLRLMPDFQRREMAAKLALKMASMFRGSSDDEVESTS; via the exons ATGGAAGGTCAAGTAAAGGAAGGAGACTCTCTGGAGAAGAGGCCTGGCATCTTCTTCCTCGGCTCCCCCAACGTCGGCAAGCGCACTATGCTTTCTC GATTACTGGCTTTGGATTTTGATGATGCTTCtgattcttcttcatctcaGCTCGTAGTTAATGG gtgGAATATTTCTACAAAGTACTACACAGCTGATGTTTCCGTATGGATGGCTCATCTTCATGATGAATTTTCCATTGAGACCCTCCCAATGTATGACCAGTTGCAAGCCTTGATCTTGGTCTTTGACACCACTGAG TTGTCGTCTCTTGCTGCACTTCAGAAATGGGTATCTCGAACTGATCTTCAAAAATTTGATATACTATTATGCATAGGGAACAAGGTCGATCTTGTCCCAGGTCACCCAGTTCATGCTGAATATAGAAGACGTCTGCTGAAGCTGGGAGATCCATTTGCTGATTCCGGTCCAGGGTTCACTGAGTATGGAATCTCCGAAACTGAAGGAAGTAGTTTACTGGGGGATGACGAACCATCGTGGGAGGCTAGGCAGTCATGTTTGGAATGGTGCACTGAGCATAACATTGAGTACATTGAAGCTTGTGCTTCAAATGTTGATTTTGACAAAT GTTTGTCAGTTGATGGCGATTCACAAGGTGTTGAACGACTCTTTGGTGCTCTTTCTGCACATATGTGGCCTGGAATGATTCTGAAATCAGGCGATAAGATTGCTGAACCATCGTTACCTGAAAGAGAAGAAG ACTTGTCAGAAGAAGAatctgattatgaatttgaGTATGAAATCCTATCTGCGGGTTCAGCTGAACCACATGAAGACACGTATACAGGATGGGTTTCTGCAAATGATTTTGCGGGACCCTCAAGTATGGGAGGACTGGCTgctcaaaataatattttcccAGAATGCAATCAAGAGAATGGAACCCTTTGTGATAAGGAGGAGCCACAGACCTCAACCTCGACAGCTGCTTTGCATGATGATATCAACAAAGGAGTGGTGTCCAATGTGGAAGAGCCTGACCAGGGCACAGAACTTGACCAAGCCCAGGAACTAGATGAGGATACCCCTCTTGAAGTTGAGGATATGGAGCAGTTGATGTCTGAGATTGGGAACATGCGCGACAGCTTGAGATTGATGCCTGATTTTCAGAGAAGAGAAATGGCTGCAAAGCTGGCTTTGAAAATGGCCTCCATGTTTCGGGGCAGCAGTGATGATGAAGTGGAAAGTACCAGCTGA
- the LOC117635108 gene encoding monosaccharide-sensing protein 2-like: MRGAVFVAVAAAVGNLLQGWDNSVIAGSVHYIKKEFELESQPTFEGLIVATSLIGATFITTFSGPASDWLGRRTMLIISSALFFISGLVMLLSPNVYVLLFARLLDGFGTGLAVTLVPAYISEIAPPDIRGTLNTLPQFTGSGGMFLSYCMVFGMSMMDSPSWRLMLGVVSIPSLVYFSLAVFYLPESPRWLVSKGRILEAKQVLQRLNGREDVSGELTLLVEGLSIGRETTLEEYIISPANLLANNQATTEEKDQMRLYGPEESLSYIAQPVTGQSLTSHHGSAANQSIPLMDPLVTLFGSVHEKLSERGSKGSMHYPNLGSILNAGEYHNKNDHWDMESQTDGEDHESETPRVYCDDTLRSPLISRQTTSMDKDVSTPRSGGSVLGVRCNTILMQGNIEAAEAGNGSSMDIGGGWQLAYKYSERVDEDGKKEGGYQRVYLHQESGLGSQPASVVSIGVRQESELIQDAGLVSQPAVSAKDPTSLRAVGPEMVPTSDAAVKGPKWGDLLEPGVKRALIVGIGLQILQQVAGINGVLYYTPQVYEQAGVAVLLSNIGMNSTSASLFLSSITTFLMLPCIATSMWLMDKAGRRSLLLSTIPILILSLALLVFVNIVNLGSILNATISTASVVVYLCCFVMAFGVIPNILCAEIFPTRVRGLCIAICALTFWIGDIIITYSFPVMLSSIGFAGVFGIYVAGCIIAWFFVYLKVPETKGMPLEVISDFFAAGVKQAADASN, from the exons atgagggGAGCTGTGTTTGTCGCGGTTGCTGCAGCAGTTGGGAATTTGTTGCAAGGATGGGATAATTCAGTCATTGCAG GGTCTGTTCATTATATCAAAAAGGAATTTGAATTGGAAAGTCAACCAACATTTGAGGGGCTAATTGTAGCCACATCCCTTATTGGAGCTACTTTCATAACAACATTCTCTGGACCGGCATCAGACTGGCTAGGACGGCGTACGATGCTAATCATTTCATCTGCTCTTTTCTTCATTAGTGGTCTGGTAATGTTGTTGTCTCCCAATGTTTATGTCTTACTTTTCGCGAGGCTATTGGATGGATTTGGAACTGGTCTGGCTGTTACTCTTGTTCctgcctatatatctgagataGCACCGCCAGATATAAGAGGAACATTGAATACCCTTCCACAGTTCACTGGTTCTGGTGGGATGTTCTTGTCCTACTGCATGGTGTTTGGAATGTCAATGATGGATTCACCAAGCTGGAGATTGATGCTAGGGGTTGTTTCCATTCCATCActagtttatttttctttggcgGTGTTTTACCTGCCTGAATCCCCTAGGTGGCTTGTGAGTAAGGGTCGAATTCTCGAAGCCAAACAAGTTCTGCAACGACTTAATGGCAGGGAAGATGTTTCAG GTGAGTTGACTTTGCTAGTTGAGGGTCTTAGCATTGGCAGAGAGACAACATTGGAAGAGTACATTATAAGTCCAGCCAACTTGCTTGCCAATAACCAGGCAACAACTGAAGAGAAAGATCAAATGAGATTGTATGGTCCTGAAGAGAGCTTGTCATATATAGCCCAACCTGTAACTGGACAGAGTTTGACATCTCACCATGGCAGCGCGGCAAACCAAAGCATCCCTCTAATGGATCCTCTTGTCACTCTCTTTGGTAGTGTCCATGAGAAgctctctgagagaggaagcaAGGGAAGCATGCACTATCCAAATCTAGGCAGTATTTTGAATGCAGGGGAGTATCATAACAAAAATGATCACTGGGACATGGAGAGCCAAACGGATGGTGAGGACCACGAATCTGAAACACCCCGGGTTTATTGTGATGACACTTTGAGAAGTCCATTGATCTCACGCCAAACAACGAGCATGGACAAGGACGTAAGCACGCCTAGGTCTGGCGGTAGTGTTTTAGGTGTGAGATGCAATACCATCCTGATGCAAGGTAATATTGAAGCGGCTGAAGCAGGCAATGGCAGTAGTATGGATATAGGTGGAGGTTGGCAGCTGGCTTATAAGTACTCCGAGCGGGTGGACGAAGATGGGAAGAAGGAAGGAGGATATCAAAGAGTCTATTTGCACCAGGAGAGTGGACTAGGATCTCAGCCTGCATCAGTTGTTTCAATTGGTGTAAGGCAAGAAAGTGAACTCATTCAAGATGCTGGTCTGGTTAGCCAGCCTGCTGTTTCTGCCAAGGATCCGACAAGTCTACGTGCTGTTGGCCCAGAAATGGTTCCTACATCAGACGCTGCTGTTAAAGGTCCAAAATGGGGAGACCTTTTGGAACCAGGAGTCAAGCGTGCACTGATTGTTGGGATAGGACTTCAAATTCTTCAGCAG GTTGCTGGCATAAATGGGGTTCTCTACTACACTCCTCAGGTTTATGAGCAAGCAGGCGTAGCAGTTCTTCTGTCTAATATAGGGATGAATTCAACCTCTGCATCTCTCTTCTTAAGTTCCATCACAACATTTTTAATGCTTCCTTGCATAGCTACTTCCATGTGGCTAATGGATAAAGCTGGCAGAAG GTCACTGCTGCTATCCACAATACCAATCCTGATATTGTCCCTCGCTTTACTGGTGTTTGTTAACATTGTCAACTTGGGCAGTATTCTCAATGCAACAATCTCCACTGCTAGTGTTGTGGTCTACCTCTGCTGCTTCGTCATGGCTTTCGGGGTGATCCCAAACATTCTTTGCGCAGAGATCTTCCCTACTCGAGTCCGCGGCCTCTGCATTGCCATTTGTGCCCTCACTTTTTGGATTGGAGACATCATCATCACATATTCATTTCCTGTGATGCTTTCCTCCATTGGCTTTGCTGGTGTCTTTGGAATCTATGTTGCTGGGTGCATAATTGCCTGGTTTTTTGTTTACTTGAAGGTGCCTGAGACCAAGGGCATGCCTCTAGAAGTCATTTCTGACTTCTTTGCAGCTGGTGTGAAACAAGCTGCTGATGCTTCCAACTAG